Proteins co-encoded in one Podospora pseudoanserina strain CBS 124.78 chromosome 7 map unlocalized CBS124.78p_7, whole genome shotgun sequence genomic window:
- the HUT1 gene encoding UDP-galactose transporter (COG:P; BUSCO:EOG09264F1U; EggNog:ENOG503NV81), giving the protein MARTKAAPIRREPSSEYTAGELKRTASGRVVEDENGTVAEKVEREIADAVVVVTKPGKKEAGVVTLVVCVAGIYASFLTWAYLQEKLTTTTHGPNKERFKFSVFLLTIQSLFAGLGGLLFTWVSTPKGEKMKSPVPNRGILPPLLLVAVTNALAAPFGYAALGHIDYITFILAKSCKLLPVMALHVTVFRKRYPLYKYLVVAAVTTGVAVFTLHSGSKKHKAGGGGNSGQTGWGMLLLGINLLFDGLTNSTQDYIFGADRSYTGPQMMAANNLLSGALTGGYLVMSPWLVRTGVGRWFGMDVAGGGGELVAALEFLARHPRVWRDVLGFAVCGCVGQVFIFHTLSTFSSVLLVTVTVTRKMFTMILSVIAFGHTLSQMQWLGVGLVFGGIGVEAQIARKEKLAKEAAKKAAKAGKKE; this is encoded by the exons ATGGCTCGCACCAAAGCCGCGCCGATCAGGCGGGAGCCGTCGTCTGAGTACACCGCCGGGGAACTGAAACGGACGGCGAGTGGACGGGTTGTCGAAGACGAGAATGGGACGGTGGCGGAAAAGGTGGAAAGGGAGATTGCAGACGCcgtcgtggtggtgacgaagccggggaagaaggaggcgggCGTGGTGACGCTTGTTGTCTGCGTGGCGGGGATATATGCCTCCTT TCTAACCTGGGCCTACCTCCAAGAAAAACTCACAACGACCACCCACGGCCCGAACAAGGAAAGGTTCAAGTTTTCGGTTTTTCTCCTCACAATCCAGAGCCTGTTTGCCGGCTTGGGCGGGCTGCTCTTCACGTGGGTGAGCACACCCAAaggggagaagatgaagagtCCGGTCCCCAACAGGGGGATCTTGCCACCGTTGCTGCTTGTCGCGGTGACGAACGCGTTGGCCGCGCCGTTTGGGTACGCCGCTTTGGGGCACATCGACTACATCACGTTCATCCTGGCCAAGTCGTGCAAGTTGCTGCCGGTGATGGCGCTGCATGTGACGGTTTTTAGGAAGAGGTACCCGCTTTATAAATACTTGGTTGTTGCGGCGGTCACGACGGGGGTGGCGGTTTTCACGCTGCATTCGGGGAGTAAGAAGCACaaggcgggagggggagggaattCGGGGCAGacggggtgggggatgttgctgttggggatCAACTTGCTGTTTGACGGGTTGACGAACAGTACGCAGGATTACATCTTTGGGGCTGATAGGAGCTATACGGGGCCGCAGATGATGGCTGCGAATAATTTGCTGAGCGGGGCGCTGACGGGGGGGTATTTGGTGATGAGCCCGTGGTTGGTGaggacgggggtggggaggtggtttgggatggatgttgctgggggtgggggggagctggtggctgCGCTGGAGTTTTTGGCGAGGCACCCGCGTGTTTGGAGGGATGTGCTTGGGTTTGCGgtttgtgggtgtgtggggCAGGTTTTTATTT TCCATACGCTCTCGACTTTCTCGTCGGTGCTGCTCGTTACTGTCAcggtgacgaggaagatgttCACCATGATTCTGAGCGTGATTGCGTTTGGACATACGCTGTCCCAGATGCagtggttgggggttgggctggtgtTTGGTGGGATTGGAGTTGAGGCGCAGAttgcgaggaaggagaagttggccaaggaggctgcTAAGAAGGCGGCTAaggctgggaagaaggaatag
- a CDS encoding uncharacterized protein (EggNog:ENOG503NU6P; COG:S) — MADSTISHTTPGSPASPASEAGSLDVQPGGDTAEQFPVLQHKSKGRQRLLRGLQRISSSQSLRARISRPRASSAPYRSSASSLSCVSLASTPSPFGQPSSSSSYFSFGDVSTAPTSVAATPAVETPGYDGIESVLAVRKVDHPVSAPMTISLPTEIKKRAKIFNFWDTIPNEIKIYVLSFLSPKELVRISRVSKRFHELCFDGQLWTEFDASKFYREIPAESLTKILETAGPFVHDLNLRGCLQIEHMQRAQRLVAACHNLYSTSLEGCRNFQRPTLHTLLKANNQLVHLNLTGLPAVNNATCKIISRECPDLETLDVSGCKQMDARGIRFVLEGCPKLRDLRASSVRGFSSDADVATAIFSTNNLERLILSNCSDMTDDTFRTMILGPTPEFDMLTNRPLTPPRKLRHLDLTRCSRLSDNSIKSLAHVTPHLEGLSLSNLTQLTDSALDPIFDSCPNLTHLDLEELPHLTNSSFTALSRAPCSTKLEHLSISGCDSVSDVGMLPVFQACTSLKSVVMDNTRISNLTLTEAADMVRNRSLSPPSSASSSPPLPRTTLELTVYDTPLVTWTGVLEILSRNSEPLMARPAKDGVVEIGGGRKGKEVIGLRCFHTWQMTVDEHTRRVLKGDLGGARRVERKWAEYMQAENEMEVAGGWRRRRRVTAMRAVLEEDQGVHQQGHRGRERGRTVGCAVM, encoded by the coding sequence ATGGCCGACTCCACTATTTCCCACACGACCCCGGGTTCGCCGGCGAGCCCCGCTTCCGAGGCCGGCAGCTTGGACGTCCAACCCGGAGGTGATACTGCTGAGCAATTCCCGGTGTTGCAGCACAAGAGCAAAGGCCGGCAAAGACTTTTGAGGGGTCTGCAGCGGATATCGTCTTCGCAGAGCCTCCGTGCCCGAATCAGCCGTCCCAGAGCGTCGAGCGCCCCGTATAGAAGCTCGGCTTCTTCACTGTCGTGTGTGAGCCTGGCTTCGACGCCGTCACCATTTGGCCAACCGAGCAGCAGTTCCTCCTACTTTTCGTTTGGAGACGTGTCAACCGCCCCGACTTCCGTTGCCGCAACGCCGGCTGTCGAGACACCGGGTTACGATGGCATCGAGTCTGTCTTGGCGGTTCGCAAGGTTGACCACCCCGTTTCCGCGCCGATGACCATCTCTTTGCCGACGGAAATCAAGAAGAGGGCCAAGATTTTCAATTTCTGGGACACGATACCGAATGAGATCAAAATCTATGTTCTCTCGTTCCTCTCGCCAAAAGAGCTTGTCCGGATCTCTCGAGTGTCAAAGAGGTTCCATGAGCTGTGCTTTGATGGCCAGCTTTGGACGGAATTCGACGCCTCAAAGTTCTACAGAGAGATCCCAGCCGAGTCGTTGACCAAGATTCTGGAGACGGCCGGACCGTTTGTGCACGACCTCAACCTCAGGGGCTGCCTCCAAATCGAGCACATGCAACGGGCTCAGCGCTTGGTTGCCGCCTGCCACAACCTCTACAGCACTTCGTTGGAAGGGTGCCGTAACTTCCAACGGCCGACTCtacacaccctcctcaaggcTAACAACCAGCTCGttcacctcaacctcaccggcctcccAGCAGTCAACAATGCCACCTGCAAGATCATCTCCCGGGAATGCCCCGACTTGGAGACCCTCGATGTTTCTGGTTGCAAACAAATGGACGCCCGCGGCATCCGATTCGTCCTCGAAGGCTGCCCCAAACTCCGCGACCTCCGCGCGAGCAGTGTCCGCGGTTTTTCGTCCGACGCCGACGTAGCAACCGCCATCTTTTcgaccaacaacctcgagcGACTGATCCTATCCAACTGCTCCGACATGACAGACGACACCTTCAGAACCATGATCTTGGGACCAACCCCCGAATTCGACATGCTCACCAACCGCCCTCTAACACCCCCTCGCAAACTCCGCCACCTGGACCTCACCCGCTGCAGCCGCCTATCAGACAACAGCATCAAATCCCTCGCCCACGTCACCCCCCACCTCGAAGGCCTCTCCCTGTCGAACCTCACCCAGCTGACCGACTCGGCCCTCGACCCAATTTTCGACTCAtgccccaacctcacccacctcgacCTGGAAGAGTTGCCTCATTTAACCAACTCTTCATTCACGGCTCTGTCTCGAGCCCCGTGCTCGACAAAGCTGGAGCACCTCTCCATCTCGGGGTGTGACTCTGTCTCGGACGTGGGGATGCTACCCGTTTTTCAGGCGTGCACAAGCCTGAAATCAGTCGTGATGGACAACACCCGCATTTCGAACCTTACTCTTACCGAGGCGGCCGATATGGTTCGGAACCGAAGCCTATCCCCCCCGTCatcggcttcttcttctcctcccctcccgagGACTACGCTTGAGCTGACGGTGTATGATACCCCCCTTGTCACCTGGACGGGGGTTCTCGAGATCCTATCTAGGAACTCGGAGCCTCTGATGGCAAGACCGGCAaaggatggggttgttgagattggcggggggaggaaagggaaggaggtgattgGACTGAGGTGTTTTCATACGTGGCAGATGACTGTCGATGAGCATACGAGGCGGGTGCTGAAGGGGGATCTGGGGGGtgcgaggagggtggagaggaagtgggCCGAGTACATGCAGGCGGAGAACGAGATGGAGGTTgcgggggggtggaggagacggaggagggtgacggcgatgagggcggtgttggaggaggatcagGGGGTGCACCAGCAGGGGCacagggggagggagagggggaggacggTGGGCTGTGCGGTTATGTaa